A region from the uncultured Holophaga sp. genome encodes:
- a CDS encoding OAM dimerization domain-containing protein gives MIIRSYGDTLDDGAVQLSFTLPVPEGPRGREAARLFVEKLGFRHVDIVHATALSEGFSMYVAYGRTEATIDYDAIQVEDAVGEKLYTMEEACRAIRERLGRKVVVVGACTGFDAHTVGIDAIMNMKGYNHHYGLERYSEVEAHNLGAQVPNERLIDYAVQVGADAILVSQIVTQKDVHLRNLTEFIELLQARGLRERFILIAGGTRIGHKLAVELGFDAGFGQGCYADHVATFIIDRLVQAQQGL, from the coding sequence ATGATCATCCGTTCCTATGGCGACACCCTTGACGATGGAGCTGTGCAGCTCTCTTTCACCCTTCCTGTGCCCGAGGGCCCCAGGGGCCGGGAGGCCGCCCGGCTCTTTGTGGAGAAGCTGGGCTTCCGGCATGTGGACATTGTCCACGCCACCGCCCTTTCCGAGGGCTTCTCGATGTATGTGGCCTATGGCCGGACGGAGGCGACCATCGACTATGACGCCATCCAGGTGGAGGACGCTGTGGGGGAGAAGCTCTACACGATGGAGGAGGCCTGCCGGGCCATCCGGGAGCGCCTTGGGCGCAAGGTGGTGGTGGTGGGGGCCTGCACGGGCTTCGATGCCCACACGGTGGGGATCGACGCCATCATGAACATGAAGGGCTACAACCACCACTATGGCCTGGAGCGCTACAGCGAGGTGGAGGCGCACAATCTCGGGGCCCAGGTCCCCAACGAGCGCCTGATCGACTATGCCGTGCAGGTGGGGGCTGATGCCATCCTGGTGAGCCAGATCGTCACCCAGAAGGATGTCCACCTCCGGAACCTGACGGAGTTCATCGAACTGCTCCAGGCCCGGGGGCTCCGGGAGCGCTTCATCCTCATTGCCGGTGGCACCCGCATCGGGCACAAACTGGCGGTGGAGCTGGGCTTCGATGCGGGCTTCGGCCAGGGCTGCTATGCCGACCATGTGGCCACTTTCATCATCGATCGCCTGGTGCAGGCCCAGCAGGGCCTCTGA
- a CDS encoding lysine 5,6-aminomutase subunit alpha has translation MKKDERMKPKLGLPEDKIAECRALAGRIVAPVMDFVRDHTTVSVERATLRLAGADGADADGVPVPNLVVDQLKGRLEDGALLPYVNALVRLGISVPELNARIAGGLDIASLPLGDRGALEVRARELVESFSCRVAGNRGHRRAKQAEFAGRNHDPLLYVIVATGNIHEDVKQARAAAEQGADVIAVIRTTAQSLLDYVPYGATTEGFGGTYATQENFRIMRAALDEVGERVQRYILLTNYASGLCMPEIAAMGALERLDMMLNDSMYGILFRDINQYRTFVDQRFSRMINAHAGIIINTGEDNYLTTSDAVEKAFTVLASQFLNERFAREAGLPPRLMGLGHAFEMDPSIPNGFLLEWAQAQMAREIFPEAPLKYMPPTKFMTGNIFRGTVQNALFNFVSQATGQGIHLLGMMTEAIHTPHMQDRFLALENAKYVMGAMAGLAEEIEFRPDGLIVRRAHEVLDQALGFLREVQGTGLMEAIEQGLFADIKRRRDMGKGLEGLVRKGPGYWNPFEGHLEGELGV, from the coding sequence ATGAAGAAGGATGAGCGCATGAAACCCAAGCTGGGACTGCCCGAAGACAAGATCGCCGAGTGCCGCGCCCTGGCGGGACGCATCGTGGCGCCGGTCATGGACTTCGTCCGGGACCATACGACCGTGAGCGTCGAGCGGGCCACCCTGCGTCTGGCGGGAGCCGACGGCGCGGATGCGGACGGCGTCCCCGTACCGAACCTGGTGGTGGACCAGCTCAAGGGGCGCCTTGAGGACGGCGCGCTCTTGCCCTACGTGAATGCCCTGGTGCGGCTCGGGATCAGCGTTCCTGAGCTCAATGCCCGGATTGCCGGGGGACTGGACATCGCCTCCCTGCCTCTGGGTGACCGGGGGGCCCTGGAGGTCCGCGCCCGGGAGCTGGTGGAGTCCTTTTCATGCAGGGTCGCCGGAAACCGCGGGCATCGCAGGGCCAAGCAGGCCGAGTTCGCCGGACGGAACCACGACCCCCTGCTCTATGTCATCGTGGCCACCGGCAACATCCACGAGGATGTGAAGCAGGCGCGGGCGGCGGCGGAGCAGGGGGCCGATGTCATCGCCGTGATCCGCACCACGGCCCAGTCGCTCCTGGACTACGTGCCCTATGGGGCCACTACCGAGGGCTTCGGGGGCACCTACGCCACCCAGGAGAACTTCCGCATCATGCGGGCCGCCCTCGACGAGGTGGGAGAGCGGGTGCAGCGCTACATCCTGCTCACCAACTACGCCTCGGGGCTCTGCATGCCGGAGATCGCGGCCATGGGTGCCCTGGAGCGCCTGGACATGATGCTCAACGACTCCATGTACGGCATCCTCTTCCGCGACATCAACCAGTACCGGACCTTCGTGGACCAGCGCTTCAGCCGGATGATCAACGCCCACGCCGGAATCATCATCAACACGGGCGAGGACAACTACCTGACCACCTCGGACGCCGTTGAGAAGGCCTTCACGGTCCTGGCCAGCCAGTTCCTCAACGAGCGCTTCGCCCGGGAGGCGGGTCTGCCCCCCAGGCTCATGGGGCTGGGCCATGCCTTCGAGATGGACCCCTCCATCCCCAACGGCTTCCTGCTGGAGTGGGCCCAGGCCCAGATGGCCCGGGAGATCTTCCCCGAGGCCCCGCTGAAATACATGCCCCCCACCAAGTTCATGACCGGGAACATCTTCAGGGGGACGGTCCAGAATGCCCTCTTCAACTTCGTCTCCCAGGCCACAGGGCAGGGGATACACCTGCTGGGGATGATGACCGAGGCCATCCACACCCCCCACATGCAGGACCGCTTCCTGGCCCTGGAGAATGCCAAGTACGTCATGGGGGCCATGGCGGGGCTGGCCGAGGAGATCGAGTTCAGGCCCGATGGCCTCATCGTGCGCCGCGCCCATGAGGTGCTGGACCAGGCGCTTGGCTTCCTGCGGGAGGTGCAGGGCACAGGCCTCATGGAGGCCATCGAGCAGGGGCTCTTCGCCGACATCAAGCGCAGGCGGGACATGGGGAAGGGTCTGGAAGGCCTGGTGCGGAAGGGGCCGGGGTACTGGAACCCCTTTGAGGGGCATCTGGAAGGCGAACTGGGGGTCTGA
- a CDS encoding TonB-dependent receptor: protein MSSGRGLSRISGLTLALVAAPALFAQSSTTSALTGVVKDPGGKPLAGATIRLASPVLMGERTARSTENGSYRFPLLPPGPYRIVVEAPGMTTLVGRETLELGKSTTLNWKFQAVATSTVEVVATTSTAEVSSSNLTTNFSPESLAMLPAERSLDGIMNMTPGVNGNKAWGGYSKENAYMLDGMNVGDPSGNSQYIYPNMDWFSEIQMGGLGAGVEYGGFMGGYLNGIIKRGGNELEGSVNTYYGSSNWESKSHNPDSRLTDRDLAPAKDWELSASVGGPLIKDKLWYFVSLDRTSEEETPIGAPIAEKTKKFMGLAKVSWQPRESTTLEFLAEYDYLGRDGRGTDNVTLPIATNREIAPDRMYNLTWTEVLGSDKVLTVKASGFSGRFDLPTYNGESYPLYSKKAIDGYKYYNNAPTEDFNYRGRNTLSAVFDWFKPGLLTETDSHAFKFGIEGEQSTDEELERYPGGYKLRAWRDTDADDNYIYRSDVYYEGGGWNIKQRIGRIAAFVQDEWKVSDRLGFRIGLRYENFMARYYGEDHNLWNKKTFAPRLGVKYALTPDQANVINAHFGRYYAGYSTYFIDRANKTAAPDTIVRIWGSDTQIDPYNPSTWPTLNPSTDAIYYTESNVSRVDPNARQPYTNELTATFTHKIDQLWSTSLTWVFRDWKDMLIRRNLATESGLDTVDYTNPLTGGTVTAYSLPVDAYGSMATDYLVTNDKRAKRRYWALSAQVERQFANGWNFSANYTRAKLYGNIKRADGYDDTFANPNSMINSYGKLPGYNDNEIKLRGGYELPWKTRISATFTYLSGEHWTPTLSTEALPDYYNINLLPLGSYTYPSQRLLDVRVSQGVSLGRKSNLEAFVDVFNVLNCSSATSWDTMYYDADYAETNSDYQLPDTAVRGRRARVGVRITF, encoded by the coding sequence ATGTCATCCGGCAGAGGACTATCTCGGATCAGCGGTCTGACGCTCGCACTCGTCGCCGCACCGGCGCTCTTCGCCCAGAGCAGCACCACTTCGGCGCTCACGGGTGTGGTGAAGGATCCCGGGGGCAAGCCCCTGGCCGGAGCAACCATCCGGTTGGCCTCACCTGTGCTCATGGGCGAGCGGACGGCCCGAAGCACCGAGAACGGCAGCTACCGCTTCCCCCTTCTGCCTCCGGGACCCTATCGCATCGTGGTGGAGGCTCCCGGCATGACCACCCTGGTGGGCAGGGAGACCCTGGAGCTCGGAAAGTCCACGACCCTGAACTGGAAGTTCCAGGCGGTGGCCACGAGCACCGTGGAGGTGGTGGCCACCACCTCGACCGCTGAAGTGTCGAGCTCGAACCTGACCACCAACTTCAGTCCTGAAAGCCTGGCCATGCTCCCGGCGGAACGGAGCCTTGACGGGATCATGAACATGACGCCCGGGGTGAATGGCAACAAGGCCTGGGGCGGCTACTCAAAGGAGAATGCCTACATGCTTGACGGCATGAACGTGGGCGATCCTTCGGGGAACTCCCAGTACATCTACCCCAACATGGACTGGTTCTCCGAGATCCAGATGGGTGGCCTGGGGGCGGGGGTCGAGTACGGCGGCTTCATGGGCGGCTATCTCAACGGCATCATCAAGCGGGGCGGCAACGAGCTGGAGGGGAGCGTCAACACCTACTACGGCAGCTCCAATTGGGAGTCCAAGTCCCACAATCCGGATTCCCGCCTGACGGATAGGGACCTGGCCCCCGCCAAGGACTGGGAGCTCTCGGCCAGCGTCGGTGGGCCCCTGATCAAGGACAAACTCTGGTATTTCGTCTCCCTGGACCGGACTTCGGAGGAGGAGACTCCCATCGGCGCTCCCATCGCCGAGAAGACCAAGAAGTTCATGGGGCTGGCCAAGGTCTCCTGGCAGCCCAGGGAGTCCACCACCCTGGAATTCCTGGCTGAGTACGACTACCTGGGGAGGGACGGCCGGGGTACGGACAACGTGACGCTGCCCATCGCCACCAACCGCGAGATTGCGCCCGACCGGATGTACAACCTCACCTGGACCGAGGTGCTGGGTTCCGACAAAGTCCTGACGGTCAAGGCTTCCGGTTTCTCGGGGCGCTTCGACCTCCCCACCTACAATGGCGAGTCCTATCCCCTCTACTCCAAGAAGGCGATCGACGGATACAAGTACTACAACAACGCCCCCACGGAAGACTTCAACTACCGCGGACGCAACACCCTCAGCGCGGTCTTCGACTGGTTCAAGCCCGGACTGCTCACCGAGACCGATTCCCACGCCTTCAAGTTCGGGATCGAGGGCGAGCAGTCCACGGACGAGGAACTGGAGCGCTACCCCGGAGGCTACAAACTGCGGGCTTGGCGGGATACGGATGCTGATGACAATTACATCTACCGCAGCGATGTCTACTACGAGGGGGGCGGTTGGAACATCAAGCAGCGCATCGGTCGCATTGCGGCGTTTGTGCAGGATGAGTGGAAGGTGAGTGATCGGCTGGGCTTCCGGATCGGCCTCCGCTACGAGAACTTCATGGCCCGCTATTACGGAGAGGATCACAACCTCTGGAACAAGAAGACCTTTGCGCCCCGCTTGGGGGTCAAGTACGCCCTGACGCCGGACCAGGCCAACGTCATCAATGCCCACTTCGGACGCTACTACGCGGGGTACTCCACCTACTTCATCGACCGGGCCAACAAGACGGCGGCTCCGGACACCATCGTCCGCATCTGGGGTTCGGACACCCAGATCGATCCCTACAACCCCTCCACCTGGCCGACGCTGAACCCCTCCACCGACGCGATCTACTACACCGAGAGCAATGTTTCCCGGGTGGATCCGAATGCCCGCCAACCTTACACCAATGAGCTGACGGCTACCTTCACCCACAAGATCGACCAGCTCTGGAGCACCTCCCTCACCTGGGTCTTCAGGGACTGGAAGGACATGCTGATCCGTCGCAACCTTGCTACCGAGAGCGGCCTGGATACCGTGGACTACACCAACCCCCTCACCGGGGGCACGGTCACCGCCTACAGCCTGCCCGTGGATGCCTACGGCAGCATGGCGACGGATTACCTGGTCACCAACGACAAGCGGGCCAAGCGCCGCTACTGGGCCCTCTCCGCCCAGGTGGAGCGCCAGTTCGCCAACGGGTGGAACTTCAGTGCCAACTATACCCGTGCCAAGCTATACGGCAACATCAAGCGGGCGGACGGCTACGATGATACCTTCGCCAACCCCAACAGCATGATCAACTCCTATGGCAAGCTGCCGGGCTACAACGACAACGAAATCAAGCTCCGGGGAGGGTACGAGCTGCCCTGGAAGACCCGGATCAGCGCCACCTTCACGTATCTGAGTGGCGAGCACTGGACCCCCACGCTCTCCACCGAGGCCCTGCCGGACTACTACAACATCAACCTGCTCCCCCTTGGCTCGTACACCTATCCCAGCCAGCGGCTCCTGGATGTCCGGGTCAGCCAGGGGGTCTCCCTGGGGCGGAAGTCCAATCTGGAGGCCTTCGTGGATGTCTTCAATGTCCTCAACTGCAGCTCAGCCACCAGTTGGGACACGATGTACTACGATGCCGACTATGCCGAGACCAACTCGGACTACCAGCTGCCAGATACTGCTGTCCGCGGCCGTCGGGCCCGGGTCGGTGTGAGGATCACCTTCTGA